In one window of Desulforhabdus amnigena DNA:
- a CDS encoding alpha-2-macroglobulin family protein produces MPRHPDISHLSHDDRYKGKIFLLSMLLSMLLSLGFLLEALPGHAKDTPLSSGTSGPPLKILRITPSGEDVPPGRQIVFLFDRSVVPLGRMERSASEIPITIEPQLNCLWRWLNPSTLACQLNEKDALLPATRYRISIAPGITAEDNSTLAQPVSHSFITERPRVTDTWFRTWASPGTPKISVRFNQPVTQASLAAHLFFQVTGGKRIPARVEPDSEYQRSPDSESCRVWIAAPQRELPKDASVSLRVEPGIVSTQGPEPGIENRRIDSFDTFPEFRFLGVECKDKANNAFVIRPGKATPSERRCLPSGGVSLLFSSPVLKTEIQKGLQITPPLTGKGTEPDPWEWVYTDSRLSEPYEKGKTYPVFLPEEILKPFTSYRLQSPSEAVKDEFGRPLVSPIDLPFATDHRAPDFALTNHLPILEKGLDTDAHLWAVNLDEIKVHYETLTTEGKKPLQTKIIKVPGPRDASIPVPLGIREMLSEHSGIAQGTFATNPTVPGKSPEDAWFFAQITPFQVHVKLGHYNTVVWVTDLQTGSPVPGVEVQILKETFQDFGEKPEILSDIKTGEDGVAKLAGTVVLDPELKLLWAYKPEEPRLFVRCQKGEDLAVLPLRYEFQVAAEGANREFIPDWLRPLHGHMRSWGSTAQGIYKVGDTIQFKIYVRNQDNLRFTPPPGADGVLASSSLPTEPQSSVEDAGQKPSIPASPKYRLKVQDPMGKVIYELEDIQISPFGAFNGEVPIPRNGAVGWYRFVLSANFSQEEWEPMRVLVSDFTPAPFRVTTDLNGKTFQTGDTVKVSTEAKLHAGGPYSRANVKVNATLDARPFVPENPRARGFQVDVLEAGENETTGPQTLYETQGTLSDTGSFETEFKIVETPVWYGQLTVESAVQDDRGKSIANRATATCFGRDRYVGLLQEDWVLQEGKPAGLRILVIDPRGNPVEGVKIGVKTEYEETKGARVKGAGNAYLTQYVHEWLEEEQFELVSTADPLDVKFTPKHAGTLRITAAIQDTQGRTHKTVLRRWVTGRGHILWESIPGNLLNIFPEKSDYHVGETARFLVQNPFPGARALITVERFGVLQSWVKTLESSTEIVEIPVLPDYLPGFYASVMVTSPRVEKPMGPGGEDLGKPTFRMGYVKVPVKDPYKEISVNVRPEKEVYKPRDTVTVNLEAHVRNPAPGTTPPPVELAVAVLDESVFDLLHQGSKAFDPYEGFYRLDELDLANFNLLMHLVGREKLELKGAGAGGGGGPDLSMRSVFKFVSYWNPSLRTDAEGKATIQFEVPDNLTGWRVLAMAVTPEDRMGLGEGVFRVNQSTEIRPALPNQVTEGDRFEAGFSLLNRTDETRTLEVTLSAEGPVEAPGTSQPLPAGEIRKGEYSISLTRQVTAEPYKRITVYLPVQTKGHGEITFTALAGDDKDRDGIIKTLKVLRSQTPETAASYGMTTDPETTRSITFPENMREDTGSLGVELSPTVIGGLEGAFEFLRDYPYACWEQRLSRGVMAAYYKKLKPYLNKDFSWDESGKAVEATLALAAEHQAPNGGMAYYVPRDEYADPYLSAFTALAFNWLKEEGHRPPRQVEEGLQNYLLNFLRHDATTAPSSKSMTDTVRAVALAALAEQGKVNAPDVLRYSDHVPAMSLLGKAFYLRALIDAGGSPKIQQDVLSGILAHADQSSGGILFSKSLDAGYRMLLTSPIRDNCVVLGSLLAYEAANPSDRTLGDIPLRLMRTIALSRKGKAHWASTQENLFAVKAMVDFARVYEKDSPDITVQTFLDKESLGEARFTAFDNPPVLLERALQAGDAGRKVKVRIEKTGQERLYYSTRLTYSPSKIKTDSINSGIEVHREYSVERKGKWTLLEDPMEIKTGEVVRVDLYVSLPAERYFVVVEDPVPGGLEPVSRDLATASMMDADKGEMEYPEGSYRNTFAEWIEDAISRWSFYHRELRHDAARFYSERLPAGRYHLSYSAQAVSPGVFSVLPLHAEEMYEPDVFGKGTPAMLRIQATDATYGQS; encoded by the coding sequence ATGCCAAGACACCCGGATATTTCGCATTTGTCTCATGATGATCGGTACAAGGGGAAAATATTCCTGCTCTCGATGCTCTTGTCGATGCTTTTGTCTCTTGGCTTCCTCCTTGAGGCCCTCCCCGGCCATGCAAAGGATACCCCCCTTTCCTCAGGCACTTCCGGACCCCCACTGAAGATTCTTCGTATCACTCCATCCGGCGAGGATGTACCGCCTGGACGTCAGATCGTGTTTCTATTCGACCGATCCGTCGTGCCCCTGGGGCGCATGGAGCGCAGTGCGTCCGAAATCCCCATTACCATCGAACCGCAGCTCAACTGCCTGTGGAGGTGGCTGAATCCTTCGACCCTCGCATGTCAGTTGAATGAAAAGGACGCTCTTCTTCCGGCCACGCGCTACCGCATTTCCATCGCTCCGGGAATCACGGCGGAAGACAACTCCACCCTCGCCCAGCCGGTTTCTCACTCCTTCATCACGGAACGCCCCAGGGTAACGGATACATGGTTCAGAACGTGGGCATCACCGGGCACCCCGAAAATCTCCGTACGTTTCAATCAGCCGGTCACGCAAGCCTCCCTGGCCGCACATCTCTTTTTCCAGGTCACGGGTGGGAAACGCATTCCTGCCAGGGTTGAACCAGATTCCGAATACCAACGTTCTCCCGATTCGGAGTCCTGCCGCGTGTGGATTGCGGCTCCACAAAGAGAGCTTCCCAAGGACGCTTCCGTCTCTTTGCGGGTGGAACCGGGGATTGTTTCGACACAGGGGCCGGAACCGGGAATCGAGAATCGGCGCATCGATTCTTTCGACACTTTCCCGGAATTTCGTTTTCTCGGCGTTGAGTGCAAGGACAAGGCAAACAATGCTTTTGTCATCCGTCCAGGTAAAGCCACCCCTTCCGAGCGCCGGTGCCTTCCTTCGGGTGGGGTCTCCCTGCTCTTTTCATCCCCGGTTCTCAAGACGGAAATTCAGAAGGGTTTGCAGATCACTCCCCCCCTGACCGGCAAGGGCACAGAACCGGATCCCTGGGAATGGGTCTATACGGATTCACGACTTTCGGAACCGTATGAGAAGGGAAAAACGTACCCGGTATTTCTCCCCGAAGAGATCCTCAAGCCTTTCACTTCCTATCGCCTGCAGTCTCCTTCCGAAGCCGTCAAAGACGAATTCGGCCGCCCGCTCGTTTCCCCCATCGACCTTCCTTTCGCCACAGACCACAGGGCGCCCGATTTTGCCCTCACAAACCACCTACCCATCCTGGAAAAGGGGCTCGATACCGACGCTCATCTTTGGGCGGTGAATCTGGATGAAATAAAAGTCCACTACGAAACCCTCACCACTGAAGGGAAAAAGCCTCTCCAAACAAAAATCATCAAGGTTCCTGGGCCCCGAGACGCTTCCATTCCCGTTCCCCTCGGAATACGTGAAATGCTTTCCGAACATTCCGGGATTGCTCAGGGGACCTTCGCCACCAACCCAACTGTCCCCGGCAAGTCTCCTGAAGATGCATGGTTTTTCGCCCAGATCACCCCCTTCCAGGTGCACGTGAAACTGGGGCATTACAATACGGTCGTCTGGGTCACCGACCTTCAGACAGGAAGTCCCGTGCCCGGCGTTGAGGTGCAGATACTCAAGGAGACTTTTCAAGACTTCGGGGAAAAACCGGAGATCCTCTCCGACATAAAAACCGGGGAAGACGGTGTTGCAAAACTTGCGGGAACGGTCGTTTTGGATCCGGAATTGAAGCTCTTGTGGGCTTACAAGCCGGAAGAGCCCCGCCTTTTCGTGCGGTGCCAAAAGGGAGAGGACCTGGCGGTGCTGCCCCTGAGATACGAATTTCAGGTGGCCGCTGAAGGAGCCAACCGGGAATTCATTCCCGATTGGCTCCGCCCCCTTCACGGCCACATGCGCTCCTGGGGTTCTACCGCCCAGGGGATTTACAAGGTGGGAGACACCATTCAGTTCAAGATTTATGTACGCAATCAGGACAACCTGCGGTTCACACCTCCACCCGGTGCAGACGGGGTTTTGGCGTCCTCCTCCCTCCCCACGGAACCGCAATCATCGGTTGAAGATGCCGGACAAAAGCCCTCCATCCCCGCATCCCCCAAATACCGGCTGAAAGTTCAAGACCCAATGGGAAAGGTGATTTACGAACTCGAAGACATTCAGATCTCCCCCTTTGGAGCCTTCAATGGAGAAGTCCCCATCCCCAGGAACGGAGCCGTGGGCTGGTATCGTTTTGTGCTCTCCGCCAATTTTTCTCAGGAAGAGTGGGAACCCATGCGGGTTCTGGTGAGCGATTTCACTCCCGCTCCCTTCCGAGTCACCACAGATCTGAATGGAAAGACGTTTCAGACGGGAGATACGGTCAAAGTCTCCACCGAAGCAAAACTACACGCGGGTGGGCCATACAGCCGGGCCAACGTGAAAGTCAACGCCACCCTCGATGCGCGCCCTTTTGTTCCCGAAAACCCCAGGGCCCGCGGGTTTCAGGTGGACGTATTGGAAGCCGGGGAAAATGAAACAACCGGGCCCCAGACACTTTATGAGACTCAGGGCACTTTGAGTGACACGGGGTCCTTCGAAACTGAATTCAAAATCGTCGAAACTCCCGTCTGGTACGGGCAGCTCACCGTGGAAAGCGCCGTGCAGGACGACCGTGGAAAATCCATCGCCAACCGGGCCACGGCGACCTGCTTCGGGCGGGACCGCTATGTGGGACTCTTGCAGGAAGACTGGGTCCTGCAGGAGGGAAAACCTGCCGGGCTGCGGATCCTGGTGATAGACCCCCGGGGCAATCCCGTCGAAGGAGTGAAGATCGGGGTCAAGACGGAATACGAAGAAACGAAGGGGGCACGGGTCAAGGGGGCCGGAAATGCGTATCTGACTCAATACGTGCACGAATGGCTGGAAGAGGAGCAGTTTGAGCTGGTATCGACCGCCGACCCGCTGGATGTGAAGTTCACTCCCAAACATGCGGGGACCTTGAGGATAACAGCGGCCATTCAAGACACGCAAGGACGCACCCACAAGACGGTGCTCCGACGCTGGGTAACGGGGAGAGGCCACATTTTGTGGGAATCCATTCCCGGCAATCTGCTCAATATCTTCCCTGAAAAATCGGACTATCACGTGGGCGAGACCGCCCGTTTCCTCGTTCAAAACCCCTTCCCGGGAGCAAGAGCGCTCATCACGGTGGAGCGTTTCGGCGTGTTGCAAAGTTGGGTGAAAACCCTTGAGAGCAGCACCGAAATCGTGGAAATTCCCGTTCTGCCCGACTACCTTCCCGGATTTTACGCATCGGTGATGGTGACGAGCCCACGAGTGGAAAAACCCATGGGGCCGGGGGGAGAAGATCTGGGGAAACCCACTTTCAGGATGGGGTACGTCAAGGTTCCAGTGAAGGACCCTTATAAGGAAATCAGCGTGAACGTTCGACCGGAGAAAGAAGTCTACAAACCCAGGGACACCGTCACAGTGAACCTGGAGGCTCATGTGCGAAACCCTGCGCCCGGAACCACCCCGCCCCCCGTGGAACTGGCTGTGGCGGTGCTCGACGAATCGGTTTTCGACCTTCTGCATCAGGGCAGTAAAGCTTTCGATCCCTATGAAGGGTTTTACCGCCTGGATGAACTGGACCTCGCCAACTTTAATCTCCTCATGCACCTGGTGGGCAGGGAAAAGCTCGAGCTCAAGGGTGCCGGTGCCGGGGGAGGCGGCGGCCCGGACCTCAGCATGCGTTCGGTCTTCAAATTCGTCTCCTATTGGAACCCTTCGCTTCGAACGGACGCGGAAGGAAAAGCCACCATTCAGTTTGAAGTCCCGGACAATCTCACGGGGTGGCGAGTGCTCGCCATGGCCGTGACCCCGGAAGACCGCATGGGACTGGGAGAAGGGGTTTTCCGAGTGAACCAGTCCACCGAAATCCGGCCCGCGCTTCCCAATCAGGTGACGGAAGGGGATCGTTTCGAAGCCGGTTTTTCCCTCTTGAACCGGACGGATGAAACCCGCACCCTGGAGGTCACCCTGAGCGCCGAAGGGCCCGTCGAGGCTCCCGGGACATCCCAACCGCTTCCTGCGGGCGAAATCCGCAAGGGTGAGTATTCCATCAGCCTGACCCGTCAGGTTACCGCTGAGCCCTACAAGCGCATCACGGTTTACCTTCCCGTGCAGACCAAGGGGCACGGCGAGATCACCTTCACGGCCCTTGCGGGAGACGACAAGGACCGGGACGGCATCATAAAGACCCTCAAGGTGCTGCGGAGCCAAACGCCCGAAACGGCTGCAAGCTATGGCATGACTACGGACCCGGAAACGACCCGGTCCATCACGTTTCCGGAAAACATGCGCGAAGACACGGGAAGCCTCGGCGTGGAACTCTCGCCCACGGTCATCGGGGGACTCGAAGGGGCTTTCGAGTTCCTGCGAGATTATCCTTATGCCTGCTGGGAGCAGAGGCTTTCCCGGGGGGTCATGGCGGCATATTATAAAAAATTGAAGCCCTATCTGAATAAGGACTTTTCCTGGGATGAGAGCGGGAAGGCGGTGGAAGCGACCCTCGCCCTTGCGGCCGAACATCAGGCGCCCAACGGAGGAATGGCCTACTACGTTCCCAGAGACGAATACGCAGATCCCTATCTCAGTGCCTTCACAGCCCTCGCCTTCAACTGGCTGAAGGAAGAGGGTCATCGGCCTCCGCGCCAGGTGGAAGAAGGACTCCAGAATTATCTTCTGAATTTCCTGCGCCACGATGCCACAACCGCCCCATCCAGCAAAAGCATGACCGATACGGTGCGGGCCGTCGCTCTGGCGGCTCTCGCGGAGCAAGGCAAGGTCAACGCACCGGATGTCCTTCGCTACTCCGACCATGTCCCTGCCATGAGTCTTTTGGGAAAGGCTTTTTATCTGCGTGCATTGATTGACGCCGGCGGCAGCCCCAAAATCCAGCAGGATGTTCTCTCGGGCATTCTGGCTCATGCCGACCAAAGCTCCGGAGGGATTCTCTTCAGTAAGTCCCTGGACGCCGGCTACCGAATGCTTCTCACATCTCCCATTCGAGACAACTGCGTCGTCCTCGGTTCTTTGCTCGCTTACGAGGCCGCGAATCCATCCGATAGAACGCTCGGAGACATTCCCCTTCGCCTCATGCGGACCATCGCTTTGAGCCGCAAAGGGAAGGCTCACTGGGCCTCCACCCAGGAAAATCTCTTCGCCGTCAAAGCCATGGTCGATTTTGCACGCGTTTATGAAAAGGATTCGCCGGACATAACCGTTCAAACCTTTCTGGATAAAGAATCTCTTGGAGAAGCCCGGTTTACGGCCTTCGACAATCCACCCGTCCTCCTGGAAAGAGCGCTTCAGGCGGGAGATGCCGGACGAAAAGTGAAGGTCCGCATCGAAAAAACCGGCCAAGAGAGGCTTTATTACTCGACCCGCCTCACTTATTCGCCTTCGAAGATCAAAACGGATTCCATCAATTCCGGGATCGAGGTGCACAGGGAATACAGCGTCGAGAGGAAAGGCAAGTGGACCCTGCTCGAAGATCCCATGGAAATCAAAACGGGGGAGGTCGTGAGAGTGGACCTCTATGTTTCACTCCCTGCGGAACGGTACTTCGTGGTTGTGGAGGACCCCGTACCGGGAGGCTTGGAACCCGTCAGCCGGGATCTGGCGACAGCATCCATGATGGATGCCGACAAAGGCGAAATGGAATATCCAGAAGGGTCGTACCGGAACACTTTTGCTGAATGGATAGAAGATGCAATCTCCCGCTGGAGCTTCTACCACCGGGAATTGAGGCATGATGCGGCAAGGTTCTATTCCGAACGTTTGCCTGCGGGCCGCTATCACCTTTCCTATTCAGCCCAGGCCGTTTCACCCGGCGTATTCAGCGTGCTGCCCCTCCATGCCGAAGAAATGTACGAACCGGATGTCTTCGGGAAGGGGACTCCGGCGATGCTGCGCATTCAGGCAACGGATGCTACCTACGGACAATCGTAG